One window from the genome of Rhodopseudomonas sp. P2A-2r encodes:
- a CDS encoding cupin produces the protein MAINKLHDEFRTLDMSTGWEVPPGYPAGIQQKILSGALDEVNKAGSRTRILRFEPGIYTTKPFVHEYWEEVFLFSGDLIVGNDEQGNGGESFQPHTYACRPPGAFHGPFKSVNGCMLMEIHYFDPV, from the coding sequence ATGGCCATCAACAAACTGCACGACGAATTCCGTACCCTCGACATGAGCACTGGCTGGGAAGTGCCGCCCGGCTATCCCGCCGGCATCCAGCAGAAGATCCTGTCGGGCGCGCTGGACGAGGTGAACAAGGCAGGCAGCCGCACCCGCATCCTGCGGTTCGAGCCGGGCATCTACACGACCAAGCCGTTCGTTCACGAATACTGGGAAGAAGTGTTCCTGTTCTCCGGCGACCTTATCGTCGGCAACGACGAGCAGGGCAATGGCGGAGAATCGTTCCAGCCGCACACCTATGCCTGCCGCCCGCCCGGTGCATTTCACGGGCCGTTCAAGTCGGTGAATGGCTGCATGCTGATGGAAATCCATTACTTCGATCCGGTCTGA
- a CDS encoding DUF2848 domain-containing protein, which translates to MTTTIAFTLDAKAGPSPLTLTITQGVIAGWTGRDPVARDHHIAELAAIGIAPPASTPIYYRCAARRFTTDGAIECTGGESSGEVEFVLIGGNGKTYVGVGSDHTDRKVETYNITVSKQMCDKPVAATLWDLAEVEGHWDQIVLRSFATIDGVRVLYQEGTLSGMLPVAELIRLGFGGAMLPDGTAMFGGTFAAKGGIRPATRFDYEIEDPVLNRRIAAGYDIMTLPVVG; encoded by the coding sequence ATGACGACCACCATCGCGTTCACGCTGGACGCCAAAGCCGGCCCGTCGCCACTGACGCTGACGATCACCCAGGGAGTCATCGCCGGCTGGACCGGCCGGGATCCCGTGGCGCGCGACCATCACATTGCCGAGCTGGCTGCCATCGGCATTGCGCCGCCGGCTTCGACGCCGATCTACTACCGCTGCGCGGCGCGGCGCTTTACCACGGACGGGGCCATCGAATGCACCGGCGGCGAGTCGTCGGGGGAAGTGGAGTTCGTGCTGATCGGCGGCAACGGCAAGACCTATGTCGGCGTCGGCTCCGACCATACCGACCGCAAGGTCGAGACCTACAATATCACCGTGTCAAAGCAGATGTGCGACAAGCCGGTGGCCGCCACGCTCTGGGATCTCGCCGAGGTGGAGGGGCACTGGGACCAGATCGTCCTGCGCTCGTTCGCCACCATCGATGGCGTGCGGGTGCTGTACCAGGAAGGCACGCTTTCCGGCATGCTGCCGGTGGCGGAACTGATCAGGCTCGGCTTTGGCGGCGCAATGCTGCCGGACGGCACCGCGATGTTCGGCGGCACGTTTGCGGCCAAGGGCGGCATCCGGCCGGCGACGCGGTTCGACTATGAGATCGAGGATCCCGTGCTGAATCGCAGGATCGCTGCGGGCTACGACATCATGACGCTGCCGGTGGTGGGATAG